A single genomic interval of Helicoverpa zea isolate HzStark_Cry1AcR chromosome 19, ilHelZeax1.1, whole genome shotgun sequence harbors:
- the LOC124639842 gene encoding cell cycle control protein 50A-like, with the protein MESDNRKFGFARTPCVLLVIGVIIGNVFLITGIVLLSISTETRGYEIINDYTDCKFFDNPNEKCKDVILREPCACYIQINITERLEPPVTAYYELESYELITGPYAKSRDDQQLSGHLSATPADSCAPYAYVQTSDGQKKPIAPCGALADSMFNDTFSLQVDGNFVPTNNTGLISDDEKKPFRNPEGNLQEAFKLFSKPINWQKNVTELDKLHPENNGFQNEHFIIWMKTDLKRKPAWRVNVADENFANGLAPATYNLRVEYAYPASRYNGKRLFIISSRQDIVNKAKRDTGIALLCIGLIILIITISYLLVIKWERCRRCVRVAYKGPIPTQDN; encoded by the exons atggaaAGCGATAATC GTAAATTCGGCTTTGCGCGAACGCCTTGTGTGTTACTAGTCATCGGAGTCATAATAGGCAATGTCTTTTTAATAACTGGGATCGTACTTCTAAGCATTTCAACCGAG ACTAGAGGCTATGAAATTATCAACGATTACACAGATTGCAAATTTTTTGATAATCCAAACGAAAAATGTAAAGATGTTATACTGCGAGAACCATGCGCTTgctatatacaaataaatataacagaACGGTTGGAACCGCCTGTCACTGCTTACTATGAATTGGAGTCCTATGAGTTGATAACAGGTCCTTATGCAAAGTCAAG GGACGACCAGCAGTTATCAGGACATCTTTCAGCAACACCAGCGGATAGTTGTGCCCCTTACGCCTATGTGCAGACCTCTGACGGTCAGAAGAAGCCGATAGCTCCGTGCGGAGCGCTCGCCGACTCTATGTTCAACG ATACGTTTAGTTTACAAGTAGACGGAAATTTTGTACCAACGAATAACACAGGTTTGATATCTGATGATGAAAAGAAGCCTTTTCGAAACCCTGAAGGAAACCTCCAAGAAG CATTTAAACTGTTTTCGAAACCAATCAATTGGCAAAAGAATGTGACTGAGCTGGATAAGCTTCATCCTGAGAACAACGGATTTCAG AACGAACATTTTATAATTTGGATGAAGACAGACTTGAAACGCAAACCCGCTTGGCGTGTCAATGTTGCCGACGAAAACTTCGCAAATGGTCTCGCACCTGCCACCTACAATCTACGCGTTGAATATG CGTATCCCGCATCCCGCTATAATGGTAAACGATTGTTTATAATCAGTTCCCGTCAAGATATTGTAAATAAGGCGAAACGTGATACAGGCATCGCCTTATTATGTATTGGCCTAATTATtcttattataacaatatcatATTTGCTTGTAATAAAATGGGAACGATGTCGACGTTGTGTTAGAGTTGCGTATAAAGGGCCGATTCCAACACAGGACAATTAA
- the LOC124639444 gene encoding cell cycle control protein 50A, protein MATSSETSDQNVKSRRPAESAFKQQRLPAWQPILTAGTVLPTFFVIGIAFIPVGIGLLYFSDEVKEHVIDYTNCLKDGENITCADYIKRTSMDQCICRLSFNLTEDFKNDVYFYYGLSNYYQNHRRYVKSRDDSQLLGRLSLTPSSDCEPFAYAIEDGKSKPVAPCGAIANSLFNDTLTVRSQEVSKDVPVLRTGIAWASDKEIKFRNPEGDLRVAFANFTKPVNWRLNVWELDLNDTENNGFQNEDLIVWMRTAALPTFRKLYRRVDHTKEGFMNGLLKGPYVLTVEYNYPVTDFDGTKSFIISTTSLLGGKNPFLGVAYVVVGTLCLLLGIVLLVIHVKCSKSTTEMINVNPRTPYS, encoded by the exons ATGGCAACGTCCAGCGAAACTTCCGATCAAAACGTTAAATCCAGGCGTCCTGCTG AGTCTGCATTTAAGCAGCAGCGGTTGCCTGCCTGGCAGCCGATCCTGACTGCAGGGACAGTCCTGCCAACGTTTTTCGTGATCGGCATCGCGTTTATACCAGTCGGTATTGGACTGCTCTACTTCTCCGATGAG GTGAAGGAACATGTGATAGACTACACAAACTGTTTGAAAGATGGTGAGAACATAACATGCGCGGACTACATCAAACGCACCTCCATGGACCAGTGCATCTGCCGCCTCTCCTTCAACTTGACTGAGGACTTCAAGAATGATGTGTACTTTTACTATGGACTCAGCAACTACTATCAAAATCATCGGCGATATGTTAAGTCTAG GGATGACAGTCAGCTCCTGGGCCGTCTCTCACTGACGCCGTCATCAGATTGTGAACCATTTGCTTATGCTATTGAAGACGGCAAGTCCAAGCCCGTGGCACCCTGTGGAGCTATTGCCAACTCTTTGTTCAACG ATACTCTGACGGTGCGGTCTCAGGAAGTGAGCAAGGATGTGCCGGTACTCCGCACTGGCATCGCTTGGGCTTCCGATAAAGAAATCAAGTTCAGAAACCCAGAGGGAGACCTTCGTGTTG CGTTCGCAAATTTCACGAAGCCGGTGAACTGGCGCCTCAACGTGTGGGAGTTGGATCTCAATGACACTGAAAACAACGGCTTTCAG AATGAAGACCTGATAGTATGGATGCGTACGGCCGCTCTGCCGACCTTCCGCAAGCTGTACCGACGCGTCGACCACACCAAGGAGGGCTTCATGAACGGACTGCTGAAGGGTCCCTATGTCCTCACTGTTGAATACA ACTATCCGGTGACAGACTTCGACGGCACGAAATCCTTCATAATTTCTACTACGTCGCTCCTAGGCGGCAAGAACCCTTTCCTAGGCGTCGCCTATGTAGTGGTCGGCACTCTATGTCTCTTACTAGGCATTGTGCTACTCGTCATACATGTCAAGTGCTCTAAGAG